One window of Pseudomonas urmiensis genomic DNA carries:
- a CDS encoding PP2C family protein-serine/threonine phosphatase encodes MTAMHYTAASYSHVGMVRKINEDACLELTWAGLWAVADGMGGHAAGDYVSSLAVDSLRSLPMLDGLGEFVDEVRDGLAWVNGTVREETLRRGVAMMGSTVVVLAARGDQAIGLWAGDSRLYRLRDGSIERLSHDHSYVQELQDSGLLNEAEARVHPRGNIVTRAIGVEDHLELQAVTLQVQPGDTYLLCSDGLNKTAEDHEIAEVLGHADPYQVVRSLVHLGLTRGAPDNITAVVVKAN; translated from the coding sequence ATGACCGCCATGCATTACACCGCGGCCAGTTACAGCCATGTCGGCATGGTCCGCAAGATCAACGAAGACGCCTGCCTGGAATTGACCTGGGCGGGCTTGTGGGCGGTGGCCGACGGCATGGGCGGGCATGCGGCGGGCGATTATGTCAGCAGCCTGGCGGTGGACAGCCTGCGCAGTCTGCCGATGCTCGACGGCTTGGGCGAATTTGTCGATGAGGTGCGCGACGGGCTGGCCTGGGTCAATGGCACGGTGCGCGAGGAAACGCTGCGCCGGGGCGTGGCGATGATGGGCAGTACCGTCGTCGTGCTGGCCGCACGCGGTGACCAGGCGATTGGCCTGTGGGCCGGCGACAGTCGGCTGTACCGCCTTCGCGATGGCAGCATAGAGCGCCTGTCCCACGACCACAGCTACGTCCAGGAACTGCAGGACAGTGGCCTGCTCAACGAGGCCGAGGCGCGCGTGCACCCACGCGGAAACATCGTCACCCGCGCCATTGGCGTCGAGGATCACCTCGAGCTGCAGGCCGTCACCTTGCAGGTGCAGCCGGGCGATACCTACCTGCTGTGCAGCGATGGCCTGAACAAGACCGCCGAAGATCACGAGATCGCCGAAGTGCTCGGCCACGCCGACCCCTACCAAGTGGTGCGCAGCCTCGTCCATCTGGGCCTGACCCGTGGCGCGCCGGACAACATCACCGCTGTGGTCGTAAAGGCGAACTGA